In Felis catus isolate Fca126 chromosome E1, F.catus_Fca126_mat1.0, whole genome shotgun sequence, the following proteins share a genomic window:
- the LOC100302541 gene encoding chemokine (C-C motif) ligand 4-like precursor yields the protein MKLCVTVLSLLVLVAAFCSPTLSAPMGSDPPTACCFSYALRKLPRNFVVDYFETSSLCSQPAVVFQTKRGRQVCANPSDSWVQEYMDDLELN from the exons ATGAAACTCTGTGTGACTGTCCTTTCTCTCCTTGTGCTAGTGGCTGCCTTCTGCTCCCCGACGCTCTCAGCACCAA TGGGCTCAGACCCTCCCACCGCCTGCTGCTTCTCTTACGCCCTGCGGAAGCTCCCTCGAAACTTTGTAGTGGATTACTTTGAGACCAGCAGCCTCTGCTCCCAGCCAGCTGTGGT ATTCCAAACCAAAAGGGGCAGACAAGTCTGTGCTAACCCCAGTGACTCCTGGGTCCAGGAATACATGGATGACCTGGAACTGAACTGA